One window of Chryseobacterium indologenes genomic DNA carries:
- the recF gene encoding DNA replication/repair protein RecF (All proteins in this family for which functions are known are DNA-binding proteins that assist the filamentation of RecA onto DNA for the initiation of recombination or recombinational repair.), whose protein sequence is MIIKKLSLYNFKNHSEKKFEFSPQINCFVGNNGVGKTNILDALHYLSVGKSFLGNTDVNNIKREEDFFTLDAEIQNEDSEDIIRITQPKEAKKVIKKNDKSYDRLADHIGYLPSVMISPYDSNLISDSGESRRKFLDSMISQTDSEYLFDLIQYQKTIQQRNALLKYFAKNRTWDKDSLEIYDDPITRFGTKIFKKRKEFVEQLNPIVQNFYQIISGGKETVSVIYESHLLEDSFENLLKESIERDRMLTYTSKGIHKDDLLFEMDHVLIKKIGSQGQQKSFLISLKLAQMSLVKELTKKTPILLLDDIFDKLDDTRVSQLIELVNRENFGQIFITDTHRERTESVVKKINEESIIFEV, encoded by the coding sequence ATGATTATCAAGAAACTTTCCCTCTATAATTTCAAAAACCACTCTGAGAAAAAATTTGAATTTTCCCCGCAGATCAATTGTTTTGTGGGCAATAACGGTGTGGGAAAGACCAATATTCTTGACGCATTGCATTATTTATCCGTAGGAAAAAGTTTCCTGGGAAATACAGATGTGAACAATATTAAAAGAGAAGAAGACTTCTTTACTCTTGATGCTGAAATTCAGAATGAGGACAGCGAAGATATTATCAGAATTACCCAGCCCAAAGAGGCTAAAAAGGTGATCAAAAAGAATGATAAGAGCTATGACAGGCTTGCAGACCATATCGGTTACCTTCCGAGTGTCATGATTTCTCCGTATGATTCCAATCTTATTTCAGATTCCGGGGAAAGCCGACGAAAGTTTCTGGATTCTATGATCTCTCAAACGGATTCAGAATATCTTTTTGACCTCATCCAATATCAGAAAACAATTCAGCAGCGAAATGCTTTATTGAAATATTTTGCCAAGAACAGAACGTGGGATAAGGATTCGCTGGAAATCTATGATGATCCGATCACCCGATTCGGGACTAAAATTTTTAAGAAAAGAAAAGAATTTGTAGAACAGCTCAACCCTATTGTTCAGAATTTCTATCAGATTATTTCCGGTGGGAAAGAAACTGTGTCTGTTATTTATGAATCTCATTTGCTGGAAGATTCTTTTGAAAACCTTTTAAAAGAAAGCATTGAAAGAGACCGTATGCTCACCTATACCTCAAAAGGAATCCATAAGGATGATCTTCTTTTTGAAATGGACCACGTTTTAATCAAAAAAATAGGATCTCAGGGCCAGCAAAAGTCATTTCTTATTTCTTTAAAACTGGCTCAGATGAGTCTTGTGAAAGAACTTACCAAAAAGACCCCTATTCTCTTACTGGATGATATTTTTGATAAGCTTGATGATACGAGAGTTTCCCAGTTGATTGAGCTTGTAAATCGTGAAAATTTCGGACAGATCTTTATTACAGATACTCATAGGGAAAGAACTGAAAGCGTGGTAAAGAAAATCAACGAAGAAAGTATTATTTTTGAGGTCTAA
- a CDS encoding recombinase → MKFFNSSTNFESVLKKYFSFKNETLSLEPFAEFLETIKEADFTDVLNFFRSNPKFAENFKHYIHNIFRGRPFNLSLTEANILSENAFFPELKKRILNKVLPPVENEKTVWFMIDNVSLRPKKDLRYIHNLPENEIDEFLNMLGASDFILKPNVKKELIFSMNILSWRVTGMAMEVEVVRMAPQYRNLDNPFLALQNELETLADDLVKDPGLQLHSKDSRYKQIKIYAEQCLEFVNIAFKNSAKYGISGKINQSLLKIRQQTERIYDIVQLLVIDTDEDVLIKSKQLIFNILSYKSHKNNISDLINDSTRLISHLITNHTAETGTHYITSTRKEYMTMFYKASGGGIIVGALCVLKMLYGYIPGSDFSHAFLYSMNYAMGFVMIYLMGFTLATKQPAMTAATMTKVLSEEGNAQRNNTEFAHLVSKLFRSQFIAFVGNVLLAFPVALAIIYGLDVFFSQNLAVERSDKLLKDLDPFKSKAILHASIAGFYLFISGIISGNIGNNSVFYQIPERIAKNLSIKSFFGKKFAKGLSKYYAKNWPGIVSNFWFGVFLGATAPVGMFFGLDLDIRHITFAAGNFALGLYGKDFSVDSYTFWMSFVTVFLIGFFNFLVSFSLSMFLAFRSRKMNFGQVSEIYKEIFRYFMKHPLKFFIPLSSRLDKKADDLMNSTISNKSEEH, encoded by the coding sequence ATGAAATTCTTTAATTCCAGCACAAACTTTGAGTCAGTTCTTAAAAAATATTTTTCTTTTAAGAATGAAACCCTTTCTTTAGAACCCTTTGCAGAGTTTTTAGAGACGATTAAAGAGGCAGACTTTACAGATGTGCTCAATTTTTTCAGAAGCAATCCTAAATTTGCTGAGAACTTTAAACATTATATCCACAATATTTTTAGAGGAAGACCTTTCAATCTTTCGTTGACGGAGGCTAATATTCTTTCGGAAAATGCTTTTTTTCCGGAGCTTAAAAAAAGAATTCTGAACAAGGTTCTACCACCCGTTGAAAATGAAAAGACAGTGTGGTTTATGATTGATAATGTGAGTCTGAGACCTAAGAAAGATCTGAGATATATACATAATCTTCCTGAAAATGAGATTGACGAATTTTTAAATATGCTGGGCGCTTCAGATTTTATTCTGAAACCCAATGTAAAAAAAGAGCTCATTTTCTCTATGAATATCCTTTCCTGGAGGGTTACAGGCATGGCTATGGAGGTGGAAGTGGTGAGAATGGCTCCGCAGTACAGAAATCTGGACAATCCGTTTCTGGCCCTTCAGAATGAGCTGGAAACATTAGCAGATGATCTGGTAAAAGACCCCGGACTTCAGCTTCACTCCAAAGACAGCAGATATAAGCAGATTAAAATCTATGCAGAACAATGCCTGGAGTTTGTGAATATTGCTTTTAAAAATTCCGCCAAATATGGTATTTCAGGGAAGATTAACCAATCCCTGCTTAAGATCCGTCAGCAGACTGAACGGATTTATGATATTGTGCAGCTATTGGTTATTGATACCGATGAAGATGTTCTGATAAAATCTAAGCAGCTGATCTTTAATATTCTGAGCTACAAATCTCATAAAAATAATATCTCAGATCTGATCAACGACAGCACAAGGCTGATTTCACATCTTATTACTAATCACACCGCAGAAACCGGGACACATTATATTACTTCTACCCGTAAAGAATATATGACGATGTTCTACAAAGCGAGTGGTGGTGGAATCATTGTAGGAGCACTTTGTGTTCTGAAAATGCTGTACGGATATATCCCGGGAAGTGACTTTTCACACGCTTTTCTGTATTCGATGAACTATGCAATGGGATTCGTGATGATCTATCTGATGGGCTTTACCCTTGCTACAAAACAGCCGGCAATGACTGCTGCTACCATGACAAAAGTGTTGTCTGAAGAAGGGAATGCCCAAAGAAATAATACTGAGTTTGCCCATTTGGTATCCAAATTATTCCGAAGCCAGTTTATTGCTTTTGTAGGAAATGTATTGCTTGCTTTTCCAGTGGCACTAGCTATTATTTATGGCCTGGATGTATTCTTCTCTCAGAACCTTGCCGTAGAAAGATCAGATAAATTATTAAAAGACCTTGATCCTTTTAAATCCAAAGCGATTCTCCATGCAAGTATTGCCGGGTTTTATCTTTTTATTTCAGGAATTATTTCAGGGAATATCGGGAATAACTCAGTGTTTTACCAGATTCCGGAAAGAATTGCTAAAAACCTTTCGATCAAAAGCTTTTTTGGGAAGAAATTCGCGAAAGGACTTTCAAAATATTACGCTAAAAACTGGCCTGGAATTGTTTCCAACTTTTGGTTCGGTGTGTTTCTTGGAGCAACAGCTCCGGTAGGAATGTTTTTCGGCCTTGATTTAGATATCAGACACATTACTTTTGCAGCCGGTAACTTTGCATTGGGACTCTATGGAAAAGATTTTTCAGTAGATTCCTATACATTCTGGATGTCTTTTGTAACGGTTTTCCTGATTGGTTTTTTCAACTTCCTGGTAAGTTTCAGCCTATCCATGTTCCTGGCATTCCGATCAAGAAAGATGAATTTCGGACAGGTAAGTGAGATCTATAAAGAGATTTTCAGATACTTTATGAAGCATCCACTGAAATTCTTCATACCATTAAGCTCCCGACTGGATAAAAAAGCCGATGATCTTATGAATAGTACCATTTCCAATAAATCTGAAGAACATTAA
- the mtgA gene encoding monofunctional biosynthetic peptidoglycan transglycosylase yields MWKKIKQLIFIILVLNVVFIIWGRFFNPPITLTQIGGLFEYGKLHRDYISYDEMGSNVKKAVIASEDQKFFDHDGFDYTAIEKAMKYNEKGKKIRGGSTISQQTAKNVFLWQGRSWVRKGLEAVYTFIIEKVWSKDIILERYLNSIEMGQGVFGVEAAAQYYFGKSSRDLSASDAAWIAAVLPNPKKYDPKNPSPYLRKKHNWIMRQMRNVSLK; encoded by the coding sequence ATGTGGAAAAAAATTAAACAGCTTATCTTCATCATTCTTGTTCTGAATGTAGTTTTTATTATCTGGGGCAGATTCTTTAATCCGCCGATTACCCTTACCCAGATCGGAGGCCTTTTTGAATACGGAAAACTACACAGGGATTATATTTCCTATGATGAAATGGGAAGTAATGTGAAAAAAGCCGTAATTGCGTCTGAAGACCAGAAATTCTTTGATCATGACGGTTTCGATTATACAGCGATTGAAAAAGCGATGAAATATAATGAGAAAGGCAAAAAAATAAGAGGAGGAAGTACCATTTCCCAGCAGACGGCAAAAAATGTGTTTCTTTGGCAGGGAAGAAGCTGGGTGAGAAAGGGATTGGAAGCAGTCTACACTTTCATTATTGAAAAAGTGTGGAGCAAAGATATTATTCTTGAAAGATACCTGAATTCCATTGAAATGGGGCAGGGCGTATTTGGGGTAGAAGCTGCCGCACAGTATTATTTTGGAAAATCATCCAGGGACTTAAGTGCTTCAGATGCAGCCTGGATTGCCGCGGTATTGCCTAATCCCAAAAAATATGATCCTAAAAATCCATCTCCTTATTTAAGAAAGAAACATAATTGGATCATGAGACAGATGAGGAATGTGAGTTTGAAATAG
- a CDS encoding ABC transporter substrate-binding protein codes for MKQKILLLFTVFSLIACKRESKISSTDWTNISARTQFKEHDGILELKSGNFTYNFKQNQTPFKKIILLNASMAGYISELGAENLIIGVSSPEYIYSDKIQNLIKEGKIQNVGNEQKYDVEKIISMKPDAIFTNHIASFDNTYELLKNNGIQVIFLDEYMEQKPLEKTAYIKLFGEFLGKEKEAEAKYQEVEKNYNDLKQLASKAKEKPVVLANEMYGDVWYLPGGNTSVAHYISDANANYIMKDNKDEKALTMSFEEVYAKAGSVQYWVNAGSHTSKKEMLGMNPFYGKLDVFNKGKIYTIAGKEKVKANDFFESGVVRADLILKDYIKIFHPELLPDYQLTYMKELQ; via the coding sequence ATGAAACAGAAAATTTTACTTTTATTTACGGTCTTTTCGCTAATTGCCTGTAAAAGAGAATCAAAAATTTCGTCCACAGACTGGACAAATATCTCCGCGCGTACCCAGTTTAAGGAGCATGATGGTATCCTGGAACTAAAATCGGGTAATTTTACTTACAATTTTAAGCAAAATCAAACACCTTTCAAGAAAATAATCCTGCTGAATGCAAGTATGGCGGGCTATATTTCGGAGCTTGGGGCAGAAAATTTAATCATAGGTGTTTCCAGTCCGGAGTATATTTATTCAGATAAAATTCAGAATCTTATCAAAGAAGGAAAAATCCAGAATGTAGGAAATGAACAGAAATATGATGTGGAAAAGATCATCTCTATGAAACCGGATGCTATTTTTACCAATCACATTGCCAGTTTTGACAATACCTATGAACTTTTAAAAAACAATGGTATTCAGGTAATATTTCTGGATGAATACATGGAACAGAAACCTTTGGAAAAAACGGCCTACATCAAGCTTTTCGGAGAATTTTTAGGAAAAGAGAAAGAAGCTGAAGCTAAATATCAGGAAGTAGAGAAAAACTATAATGATCTGAAACAGCTTGCGTCAAAAGCAAAAGAAAAACCTGTAGTACTTGCCAATGAGATGTATGGAGATGTTTGGTATCTTCCGGGAGGAAATACTTCCGTAGCACATTATATTTCAGATGCCAATGCTAATTATATTATGAAAGATAATAAAGACGAAAAAGCATTGACAATGAGTTTTGAAGAAGTATATGCAAAAGCCGGAAGCGTTCAGTATTGGGTAAATGCCGGAAGTCACACTTCAAAAAAAGAAATGCTGGGCATGAATCCTTTCTATGGGAAACTGGATGTGTTCAATAAAGGGAAAATCTACACTATTGCAGGAAAAGAAAAAGTAAAAGCTAATGATTTCTTTGAAAGTGGGGTGGTAAGGGCAGATTTGATCCTTAAAGATTACATTAAGATCTTCCATCCTGAACTTTTACCGGATTATCAGCTTACTTATATGAAAGAATTGCAGTAA
- a CDS encoding winged helix-turn-helix transcriptional regulator, producing MELNKLVKCIVCPETPVLIEYEPTECCPTFGKIINEMINWGREHRKIIILDKKIN from the coding sequence ATGGAGCTGAATAAATTGGTAAAATGCATCGTTTGTCCCGAAACACCTGTTTTAATCGAATATGAACCGACAGAATGCTGCCCAACTTTCGGCAAAATTATCAATGAAATGATTAATTGGGGAAGAGAACACAGAAAAATTATTATTCTTGATAAGAAAATTAATTAA
- a CDS encoding SDR family oxidoreductase, which yields MKILVVGGTGLTGRLVTNKLEKLGHKVVIGSPSQGVDILTGEGLQEALTGTEIVIDLSNSSSPEGENAFRFFETAGKNLVKAELNASVKHHIVLSIVGTDDALEIGYLRAKKLQEDTIKNSGIPYTIIRSTQFHEHVEAIIQVQGEGDKVFVSNLDYQPIALDDVAEFIVQFSLEEPKNNTIEIAGPRRGKMEAFVSEYIQITGQDKKVIIDNENKYMHFVVPTSLLVPTGQYNTGKILFENWALETHKI from the coding sequence ATGAAAATTTTAGTAGTAGGAGGTACAGGTCTAACAGGGAGGCTTGTAACTAACAAATTGGAAAAACTTGGTCATAAAGTGGTGATTGGCTCGCCATCACAAGGTGTTGATATCCTTACTGGTGAAGGGCTTCAGGAAGCCTTGACCGGAACTGAAATAGTAATAGATCTATCAAATTCATCTTCTCCCGAAGGAGAAAATGCATTTCGATTTTTTGAGACTGCGGGAAAGAATCTTGTCAAAGCAGAATTGAATGCTAGTGTTAAGCATCATATCGTTCTATCAATTGTAGGAACAGATGATGCATTGGAAATCGGTTATCTTAGAGCAAAAAAACTTCAAGAGGATACTATTAAAAACTCAGGTATACCTTACACTATAATTAGGTCAACACAATTTCACGAACATGTGGAAGCCATCATCCAAGTTCAGGGAGAAGGGGATAAAGTTTTTGTTTCGAACTTAGACTATCAACCAATTGCACTTGATGATGTTGCCGAGTTCATAGTACAATTTTCTTTGGAAGAACCTAAAAATAACACCATTGAAATTGCAGGACCAAGACGTGGCAAAATGGAGGCTTTTGTCTCTGAGTATATTCAAATTACCGGTCAGGATAAAAAAGTGATTATAGACAATGAAAATAAGTATATGCATTTTGTTGTTCCTACTTCACTTTTAGTTCCCACTGGGCAATACAATACAGGCAAAATACTTTTTGAGAACTGGGCACTTGAAACACATAAAATTTAA
- a CDS encoding YybH family protein, protein MIGQNFVESSVFSLSKTPEGIVDSFLAHMNSFHSETMLRFYEEDAIFINDNGEPRRGRLEIARELDCFFKFGLPIKITTRNVYVNGNLASLILDWSIAGIANNGEKICMRGTSNDYAKRGADGYWRYWFENPFGVQVRSLF, encoded by the coding sequence ATGATTGGACAGAATTTTGTTGAAAGCTCAGTATTCTCATTGTCAAAAACTCCCGAGGGAATAGTCGACTCTTTTCTTGCTCATATGAATTCTTTCCATTCGGAGACTATGCTTCGTTTCTATGAGGAGGATGCAATCTTTATTAATGATAACGGTGAGCCTCGGAGAGGAAGATTGGAGATTGCGCGAGAATTGGACTGCTTCTTTAAATTCGGATTGCCAATCAAAATTACAACAAGGAATGTTTATGTAAATGGCAATCTAGCATCACTAATCTTGGACTGGAGTATAGCGGGTATTGCGAATAATGGTGAAAAAATATGTATGCGAGGAACATCTAATGATTATGCTAAAAGAGGAGCCGATGGATATTGGAGATATTGGTTTGAAAATCCCTTTGGTGTTCAAGTGCGCAGTTTATTTTAA
- a CDS encoding AraC family transcriptional regulator — translation MPKNDSITLNRMDYSSGIAVGIWNGSTPGIIKALSPHRHDHYTCMLIEADQLEVVFDFKHLTMPVGTLFISPPGQVHQILETLSATGCYLSFESRHIGRTAQTSLDNLLEETLIIALSNNERDWFRTIFDSMMKLQDLNDIAYRQVEEPLLSAFIEQAVLCYERQLFINPESISLRSISLTKEFRNLVKSHFRSIKRPFEYAEKLNITVGHLSDTVKKVTGSSASELIQKEVMNEALRLLYYTEVSIKEISYQLGYQDTKYFIRLFSKKAGCSPSEYRKKYAKNSDQILDH, via the coding sequence ATGCCTAAAAACGATTCAATTACATTAAATAGAATGGATTACAGCAGTGGGATTGCTGTTGGTATTTGGAACGGATCTACACCAGGTATTATAAAAGCACTTTCACCCCACAGGCACGACCATTATACTTGCATGCTAATTGAAGCTGATCAGCTTGAAGTTGTATTTGATTTTAAGCATTTAACAATGCCGGTGGGGACACTTTTTATCTCTCCTCCTGGACAAGTTCATCAGATTCTAGAGACTCTTAGCGCAACCGGTTGTTATCTGTCTTTTGAAAGCCGTCATATCGGTAGAACGGCACAAACCAGTTTGGATAATTTGTTAGAGGAAACCTTGATTATCGCTCTCTCTAATAATGAGCGGGATTGGTTTAGAACAATCTTTGATTCAATGATGAAATTACAAGATCTGAACGATATCGCTTACAGGCAAGTTGAAGAACCATTGCTTTCAGCTTTTATTGAACAGGCAGTTTTGTGCTACGAACGTCAATTATTCATTAATCCCGAAAGTATCAGTCTACGTTCTATCAGTCTCACAAAGGAATTCAGGAATCTTGTAAAATCACATTTCCGGAGTATTAAGCGTCCATTTGAATATGCAGAAAAGCTTAATATTACTGTTGGACATCTAAGCGATACAGTAAAAAAAGTGACTGGATCATCAGCTTCGGAACTGATTCAAAAGGAAGTGATGAACGAAGCGTTAAGATTGCTATACTATACGGAGGTAAGTATCAAGGAAATTTCCTATCAGCTGGGATATCAAGACACAAAATATTTCATTAGACTGTTCAGTAAAAAAGCAGGTTGTTCGCCAAGTGAATATCGGAAGAAATACGCTAAAAACTCAGACCAAATCTTAGATCATTAA